The stretch of DNA AGCTAGCATTTTATAATCGATAGAAACGATGTGATTAATTTCAGAATTTGGCCAAACCGTACCGCACCCTAGTGACTAGTGTGTGTTCTAGTCATTTGGGTTCAAGCCTCACTTCCCAAAAGTTGTTCCTCTTTTGTCGAAATAATATCCTTCATCTTCCATTCTTCCCTGCATTACTTGCCAGCATTTTGTGTGCTGTTACTCGGTAATTGTAGTCTGCATTACTCGTTTTTGCTTTGAAGTAAACTCTTCCTTTGGCTTTACTCAGTTTTTCCTTTGTTGCAGTAGAAATTTTAAATTTGCGGTAGTGCACACCATCTGTTCGACGAAATTCCTCACTGAAAATGAATCCTGATTGCGAGGAAACGATACCTGGGCAGTTGAACACTGTTGATAGGCTCTCAGATTTACCGGATTTCATCTTACATGATATCATTTCTTATCTGGGTACGAGGGAGGCGTATAGAACTTGTATCTTGTCGAAAAGATGGGCTCATATTTCGGGTACAAACCCAATTATTGAGTTTCATTATTATTGTAAGACGGAGAATTCATCCACAAGGTATTGGCCATCTAAGGAAGTCTCTGCCAGATTATTAGAATATATGGATACAAGAATGCAAAGATACGCTAAAGATAACCTACGTGTAAGGACGCTCAGACTTATATTTCCAGATTCTAATGAAGTGTTTAGCTGCGATGTTGACCAAATAGAGTTATCTAGCAAATTAGAAGAGTTTTCTTGCAAAGTTGATGAGTGGATTCAGATAGCTGTGCGCAATCAGGTTGCAAGACTTGATCTTGATGGTCCTATTAGGTACCAATTGCCTGACATTTTGCTCTCCGCAAAATCTCTAAGACAACTTGACTGCATGAATGTCAAATTACCGTACTACAACAAAGCTATAAATCTTGCATCTCTTCGTACTTTGGTATTATTTAATGTCGTTGTAGAGGAACAACTGCTAAATCAAATCATTAGTTCGTGCCCGTTGTTGAGGTGTTTGTCAGTTAGGAATTGCGCTGGCTTTAAACCTATTGTCATTCCTTATTGTAGTCAATTGAAGAAGCTTACTTTAAGTTATTCTTTACCTGAAAACGGGACTATCATTCTTGAGACCTTGGGTCTTACGCATTTTCAGTTTTTGGGCGAGTATTTTGATGATCTTTGGCCAGTTATGGCAAAGCCTGGTTTATTGAGAAATTTGAGGACATTTGATATCGTTGGTTCTGGTATTACAGACGGGGAACTTGGCAAACTATTACCTGAATTAGCCTCATTAAAGACTTTGCGGTTAACCTACTGTCATTTTCTGAGAACTGTCAGGATTTCAAGTAATCAACTAAAGAAGATTTACTTGAATTATTGCTCTACTTTGTTAGATGTTATGATTGATGCTCCAAGTTTGACGAAGTTCAAATATAAAGGGATCTTTCACCCTTATCGTGCTATCACCATTAGTAGTCAAGCCAGTTGTGTTATCTCTATTCACACTACACCTAAATATCTTGATACTCGTGGATTTTTCAAATTGAAAAAGCTAATGACTGGACTAAGAAGCTGCAATGCTCTGAAAATTTCGATAACCAACTATACTGATGAGGTATTGTATGATTGTTTATAGTCTGAATGAATGTCTATATTAATTGCACTAACAAATTTTTATGGCTGTATACTATGAAGCCTGTATGTGATGATATCCAATTTGATGAAGAAGAACTCGGAGATGTTAATTTTGGACCCCCACGCAATATCACAGAGCTGAAACTAGGCCTCAATTATTGGACGTGCCACCCTGAAATTATTATTTTTCGGATTCGTTCAGAAGAACCTGATTTGATGATCCAGGTATATGTTCATGTCTTAACTTTCTATCATTTTCAATAGAATTACGGGTTAGTTATTCTCTATGCTATTTAGTTGAACATGGTCTTGTTGGAATATTGGAAATTTTCTGAAGTCGGAGCATACAAATTGCAATTGTCCAAGTTGGAAATAAGTAACTCGAACTTATGCCTGCTTTGAGTCTTGGTATATACATCAGTTGGCTATGTGTCACGGTCAGTGACAATAAAATGTTGTAGCGGTCGTTTTGCCAATAATGGTCAAGAAGTATCTCAAGATTCAAACTTGTAAAATCAGATGTTTTCTTAACTCATATTGTTTGTATGTGTTTGCAGCTTTTTACGAGTGAACTAGAAGATCTGGTAAATTGTTGGAAGCACCCTTTAAAACGG from Silene latifolia isolate original U9 population chromosome 10, ASM4854445v1, whole genome shotgun sequence encodes:
- the LOC141606640 gene encoding F-box protein At4g09920-like; protein product: MNPDCEETIPGQLNTVDRLSDLPDFILHDIISYLGTREAYRTCILSKRWAHISGTNPIIEFHYYCKTENSSTRYWPSKEVSARLLEYMDTRMQRYAKDNLRVRTLRLIFPDSNEVFSCDVDQIELSSKLEEFSCKVDEWIQIAVRNQVARLDLDGPIRYQLPDILLSAKSLRQLDCMNVKLPYYNKAINLASLRTLVLFNVVVEEQLLNQIISSCPLLRCLSVRNCAGFKPIVIPYCSQLKKLTLSYSLPENGTIILETLGLTHFQFLGEYFDDLWPVMAKPGLLRNLRTFDIVGSGITDGELGKLLPELASLKTLRLTYCHFLRTVRISSNQLKKIYLNYCSTLLDVMIDAPSLTKFKYKGIFHPYRAITISSQASCVISIHTTPKYLDTRGFFKLKKLMTGLRSCNALKISITNYTDEPVCDDIQFDEEELGDVNFGPPRNITELKLGLNYWTCHPEIIIFRIRSEEPDLMIQLFTSELEDLVNCWKHPLKRVEFPDANCSNILKSTKVVVQLRLHW